In the genome of Montipora foliosa isolate CH-2021 chromosome 3, ASM3666993v2, whole genome shotgun sequence, one region contains:
- the LOC137997165 gene encoding uncharacterized protein, which yields MEPGSSICPSENITTLSCRADKVLLKIATRCSNRPKCLVRANDATFGDPCPGTFKYLEVIYDCVPRPNPTFTTELLRTTAMTTERTSTVTVDKLASTSKSTSGKSLTNKTSNLTASTTVTGARVLKVTTRRTELTSTETPPKAPQAKASGSGDSPRRTLVAFLSSVAGATVGLIVFLIVLHLCKKHRRKRKFVRKRKKSDQGDEGNKIKSVTIEIQGSDDETKEINVNPGDIIIIDNNDPNQSGSEDLGYLSEIVRFYNSQNGIGSDDQISIRKQFSTCDTPSVISTSESRDSKYDSSGMSNKQCTCQQGALMLAASPPVAT from the exons ATGGAACCTGGCTCCTCCATCTGTCCAAGTGAGAATATTACCACTCTCTCTTGCCGGGCTGACAAGGTCCTTTTAAAAATCGCCACAAGATGTTCCAACCGGCCTAAGTGTCTTGTAAGGGCAAATGATGCAACATTTGGGGACCCTTGCCCTGGAACATTCAAGTACCTGGAAGTCATATACGACTGTG TTCCACGACCAAATCCGACATTTACAACGGAGCTCTTGAGAACCACAGCTATGACAACGGAAAGGACCTCAACTGTAACAGTCGACAAACTAGCATCGACAAGCAAGAGCACCAGTGGAAAGTCACTGACGAACAAGACAAGTAACTTAACTGCGAGTACCACGGTAACTGGTGCCCGGGTTCTGAAAGTGACCACCAGGAGAACTGAGCTCACGAGCACGGAAACACCTCCAAAGGCCCCACAAGCCAAGGCGTCGGGTAGCGGAG ACAGTCCACGGCGCACCTTGGTCGCGTTTTTGTCTTCAGTAGCCGGTGCCACAGTTGGCTTAATTGTCTTCCTTATAGTCCTCCACCTCTGCAAGAAACATCGCAGGAAGAGAAAATTTGTTAGGAAGAGAAAAAAGTCTGACCAAGGTGACGAAGGAAATAAAATCAAGAGCGTCACAATAGAAATACAAGGCAGCGacgatgaaacaaaagaaatcaacgTCAATCCGGGAGATATCATCATCATTGACAACAACGACCCCAATCAGTCAGGCAGTGAAGATCTCGGCTACCTCTCGGAAATAGTCCGATTTTACAATAGCCAAAATGGTATCGGAAGTGACGATCAGATATCGATTAGAAAGCAGTTTTCGACTTGCGACACTCCTTCGGTTATTTCGACAAGTGAAAGTAGAGACAGTAAATACGATTCTTCGGGAATGAGCAACAAACAATGCACATGCCAACAAGGAGCGTTAATGCTTGCCGCGTCTCCCCCAGTTGCTACGTAA